A segment of the Candidatus Dependentiae bacterium genome:
AAGATAAATCATCACTAACCGATATCCTTGAATTAACAGAAGAACAACAAGAACCTACTACAGGTACTGAAGGACAAGATATGCCTGATATTTCAGACAAAGATATTGAAGCACCAGTAGCAACTGGTCCAGCTTTAGAACAATCAACCACAGATCAAGACATAGAACCCAGAGATGTAGCAAACGATACTCCAGACACTACTACGATAACTGAAGAACAAGAGGACGTAGCACCAGTATTTACACCAACAGAAACGAATCAAGATCAACAATCTGAAGCACAATCCGATGTAGAGGAAACAGAAACCGATCTCTCACAAGAAAAAATTCAAATGACAGTAAATGAAGAAGTTACAGACCTGCCAAGCGGCGCACCAACTATGCAACAAATTCTCGAAGTCGGCACAATACAAGATGACCAAGAACAAGAACTCAAAATATTGTTACAAGAAAAAGAAAAAGCTTTTCAAGAGAAATTTCCAAGCATAGAGTTTCTTTCACTAGTCGGTGATTTAAATTTATTGCACGCGTATGCCGAAGCAACAAAAAAATACATAAAACTATTTAATGAAGTTGTTAAAAAAGGCGACAAAGAAAGCGCTATACGCTTACAAGCACGAATTGAAGAAACAAAACAAAAGTACAGTAAAACCATTCAAAAAATTAATGAAGAATATAAAACTACTGAATGGTACGGTTTTTATGTAAAAAAGTAAAAAATTATTCTAAATCAAAGCTATCCAAATAATTGGGAATAATAACTGACCAACCAAATCGCTTTTCTATTTTTTTCTTCAACAAACACTCTGCATCAGATTCACCGTGATTGATAAAAACTTTTTCAGGGGATTTTTTAAAGTTTCCCAACCAATCCAACGTTTCATTATAATCAGCATGCGCAGAAAAAACCTCTATAGTTTCTATTTTTGCGTGCACCGGATACCATTTACCATATAGTTTAATTTTTTCCGGTTTACCAAGAAGATATCGCCCTGTTGTTCCTTTTGCCTGAAAACCAGTAAAAACAACAGTATTTTTTTTATCAGAAATAAAATGTTTGAGGTGATCTCTAACTCGTCCACCATTCGCCATACCACTACCAGCAATAATAATCATTGGACCTTTATAGGTATCAATTTCCTTTGACTCTTTAACAGTACGCATATACATAGCAACTTCAAAAATATCACCACATCGATCGGCTGGTAGCTTGTGTTCATCTTTAAATGTACAAAATAAATCAGTAACACTTATAGCCATGGGACTATCCAAAAAAACAGGAATATCTGCAATAATATTTTGTTGTTTTAACTGATACAAGCAATACAAAATAGTTTGTGTTCTACCAACCGCAAATGCCGGTATCACAACAACACCTTTTTTTACCACGGAACGATTAATAATTTTGCCTAATTTTTGTACGGGATCACCTCTTGCATGCAACCTATCCCCATATGTCCCTTCAACAACTAAAAAGTCTGTCTCTGCTATGGGTGGAGGATCTTTCATAACAAGCTGATTTGGACGACCAAGATCACCAGAAAATATAATTGTTTTTTTCCCATCAGATACTACAACAAATGAGGATCCAAGAATATGCCCAGACATAATGAGCTCAACATTTAACGGCCCAATAGTAATGGACACGTTATAATCAACTTCTTGAAAGAAGCTAAGTGATTTTTCTGCATCTTTTACTGTATACAGTGGAAGCGCTGGCCTATGGCGAGAGTAGCCATATTTATTTGCTTTTTTTGCATCTTCTTCTTGTAAAAAACCGGAATCTATCAACAATATTTTTGCCAATTCTTTGGTTGGCTTTGAACAATAAATAGGACCAGAAAAACCGTTTTTAACCAAAAGAGGTATATATCCTGTATGATCTATATGTGCATGAGTAAGAACCATTGCATC
Coding sequences within it:
- a CDS encoding MBL fold metallo-hydrolase, which produces MKITFLGGVDEVTGSKTLVEYNGTRILVDCGLFQGDKNARQRNWDPFVVDPTTIDAMVLTHAHIDHTGYIPLLVKNGFSGPIYCSKPTKELAKILLIDSGFLQEEDAKKANKYGYSRHRPALPLYTVKDAEKSLSFFQEVDYNVSITIGPLNVELIMSGHILGSSFVVVSDGKKTIIFSGDLGRPNQLVMKDPPPIAETDFLVVEGTYGDRLHARGDPVQKLGKIINRSVVKKGVVVIPAFAVGRTQTILYCLYQLKQQNIIADIPVFLDSPMAISVTDLFCTFKDEHKLPADRCGDIFEVAMYMRTVKESKEIDTYKGPMIIIAGSGMANGGRVRDHLKHFISDKKNTVVFTGFQAKGTTGRYLLGKPEKIKLYGKWYPVHAKIETIEVFSAHADYNETLDWLGNFKKSPEKVFINHGESDAECLLKKKIEKRFGWSVIIPNYLDSFDLE